A region of the Litchfieldia alkalitelluris genome:
TACCCTGAAAATTACTTGGTTGGGGAGTTCCATGAGCTGCGATCCACTTGCTTTCCGCGGGGTGGTCCGTGAGCCTCCTCGTCGCCAGGGGCGGGCTTCTGCGGGGTCTCACGAGACCACTGGATCCCGCAGGAGTCAAGTGGCTCTCCGCTCATTCCACATTGAGGAGGAAACATTTTTTCATACACCATGGTGCGAAATACTTATTTAGCATGGTTGTCTACCCTGAAAAAAGAAATGCGGAAGGCGCTCGTTCATCGGCGACAGGCATAAGACGAGCCGGCTAGAAGGTTGCTTTTTAACCTTCTAGGGTGGATTGACTTAGACCTGAGAGCCGATAGCGCCTGGAGCTAGACACTAAGCTAAGTATAATTTTTCATCCTCCATGGTGCGAAATACTTATTTAGCATGGTTGTCTACCCTGAAAATTACTTTGGTAGTGGAGTTTCATGTGTTGCGATCCACTTGATTTAGTTCCTCCTTGTTTTCGCTTCAGCAGCTGAATCATTAAGAGCCTATGATTTAGTTCTTCCTTGTTCTCGCTTCGGCAACTGACTCATAGAAGGCCTATGATTCACTTCCTCCTTGTTTTCGCTTCAGCAACTGACTCATAGAAGGCCTATGATTCACTTCCTCCTTGTTTTCGCTTCAGCAACTGAATCATAGAAGGCCTATGATTCACTTCCTCCTTGTCTTCGCTTCGGCAACTGACTCATAGAAGGCCTATGATTTAGTTCCTCCTTGTTTTCTCTTCGGCAACTGAATCATAGAAGGCCTATGATTCACTTCCTCCTTGTCTTCGCTTCGGCAACTGACTCATAGAAGGCCTATGATTTAGTTCCTCCTTGTTTTCTCTTCAGCAACTGAATCATTAAGAGCCTATGATTTAGTTCTTCCTTGTTCTCGCTTCAGCAAATGAATCATAGAAGGCCTATAATTTAGTTCCTCCTTATTCTCGCTTCGGCAACTGAATCATAGAAGGCCTATAATTCACTTCCTCCTTGTTTTCGCTTCACAAAATGAATCATTAAGCGCCTATGATCACTTCCGTTTTGATTTACTTGGCAACTATATTAAAACCACTGGAATCATCTAAATCCCGACCATTATACCCAATTATTAAGCAAACCCTTTTTTAACTACATGTGCGAATTTAATTACCATGCAGTCTGCGTTGAAAATACCTAGGGTTAAAAAGTTACTCGTTGCGATTCACTTGCTTTTCGGGGCGGTTAGTGAGCCTCCCTCGTCGCTTTTTTGTTCCCACGGGTCTCCAGCAGACCGCAATCCCGCGGCGTCAAGTGGCTCTCGGCTTATTCCACACTAGGTGAGTAAGAGAGATTACTTAAAGTTTGTTTCTATCTAACAACTGTAGAATTTTAGTTTCCCACTAGAAGCTGGCATTTTCTTTAACAAAAAAACTCCTAGTTTAGGAGTTTTTAAAGTTAATATTAATGATTTTCTACTTTTTTCAGTTCTGTTTCTGTTTCTTGAACCTCTTCTGCAGTTTCTTTTGATAAAAACCATCCACCAACTGCAATAGCTATCAATATAACCCAGAATGTAATTTTCCACTCTGGAGATTTTGGAAAACTTTCAGATAAAACACCAAGTTCATGGTGTGATAATGTATATACTGCTAACTTGACCCCAACCCAACCTACGATAAGAAAAGCTGCTGTCTCAAGTCCTGGCTTACGATGTAATAACTTTACAAATTGGCTTGCTGCAAATCTCATGATAATCAATCCAATAAGACCTCCAGCAAAAATAACCATAAATTGTCCTCCATCTAGCCCACCGATTTTTGGTAGAGTTGTAGCAGGAAGTGTCACCGCTAGTGCCACAGCTGCGAGGATTGAATCAACTGCAAACGCAATGTCTGCAAGCTCAACTTTGAATACAGTCATCCAAAAGCCCGATGATTTCTTTTCTTTAACAACAACATCTGGATTGACTCTCTTTGATAAAAACTTCTTCAGTAAGTGATTAATAGCAATAAATAATAGATAAATAGCACCAATTGCCTGAACCTGCCATAGATTTACTAAAAACGATATAGCGAATAATGATCCAAATCTAAAAACAAATGCTCCTGCTAAACCGTAAAATAAAGCCTTTTTTCGCTTTTCTTCAGGTAAGTGTTTTACCATAATTGCCATAACAAGGGCATTATCTGCTGCTAGTATTCCTTCTAAGGCGATTAGAATAAGTAATACCCAGCCATACTCCAAAAGAATTGATACATCCATTTTAAATTTCTCCCCTATCTTTTTTCTGCTCTGTTCTACTACAAACGCAAAAAAACCTTTGCCTCTAGGCAAAGGTCTTGCTAAGCACAAACGAACGTGCCAACAAAGCCGATGGAGATTAATCCATGGAATGACGACTTTGTTTTCGGATTACTCCGAACGCTACTCCCCTTTGAACATGGAAGAACTTCTTATTTACGTTAGTAACATTATAATTGAACTAGGGATAATTTGTCAATTATTTTTTCCTTGACGTAAACGTATCTAATGGCACGGATTCCTCTTTTACTTTTTTATTTTTTTTTATAAGGTGGACCATTATTAAAACTATTGCTATTAGTGCTCCTGCTGGTAATAGGTATTGTTTAGCTAAAGAACCTACTTGTTCCCACTTAGGACCGAGTAAAAATCCAAGATATACATATAAAAATGTAATTGGAAACATTGCAAGAAAAGTATAAACGCTAAAGGTTATTACATTCATTTTCGCCATACCACAAGGAATTGAAATGATCGTTCTTACACCTGGTAAGAACCTGGCGGTAAAAGCAACACTTGCGCCATATTTTTCAAAAAAGGCATCTGCCTTTTCTAGTTGCTTTTCTTTAATAAAGAAGTAACGACCATATTTTAAGATAAATGGTCTTCCAGCGTAGCGACCCAAAGCGTATAAAGTTAACGGTCCTGTTGTACCACCAATGGTTCCTGCTAAAACAACTAACCATAAGTTCATATCACCCTGGTAGACCCAGTATCCTGCTAACGGTAGTATCACTTCTGCAGGTACAAATTCAATGGTTAGTGCGAGTAAAATACCAAGATACGAAAACTGCTTAAATGTCTCAATAAGATTTAAAATAAATTCTTCCATATAAACTCCTCACCATTCAAAAAAGAACATTTTTACTATACAATACCAAATGTTTACTTAAAACACTAGTTGGATTTCATTACCATTATGTGAGAATCCTTCATTGGTAAAACTAAGATAACACAATTTTGATAAGGAGTGTACGAAATATGCATACAATGTGGAAAGGCTCGATAAGCTTCGGATTAGTTAATATACCTATCAAACTTTTTGCTGCCACAGAGGACAAAGATGTAAAATTACGAAACCTACACAAAGAATGCCATACACCTATTCAATATGAGAAAATATGCTCTCATTGTGAAAAGGATATATCAAATGATGATATCGTCAAAGGTTATGAGTATGTTAAGGGGAAATTTATTATCCTTACCGACGATGAATTAAAGGAATTAAAGGACGAGCATGAAGATAAAAGTGTTGAGATTGTGGACTTTGTCAATTTAGAAGATATTGACCCAATCTATTTTAGTCGTTCTTATTTTATGGGCC
Encoded here:
- a CDS encoding DedA family protein → MEEFILNLIETFKQFSYLGILLALTIEFVPAEVILPLAGYWVYQGDMNLWLVVLAGTIGGTTGPLTLYALGRYAGRPFILKYGRYFFIKEKQLEKADAFFEKYGASVAFTARFLPGVRTIISIPCGMAKMNVITFSVYTFLAMFPITFLYVYLGFLLGPKWEQVGSLAKQYLLPAGALIAIVLIMVHLIKKNKKVKEESVPLDTFTSRKK
- a CDS encoding TerC family protein — its product is MDVSILLEYGWVLLILIALEGILAADNALVMAIMVKHLPEEKRKKALFYGLAGAFVFRFGSLFAISFLVNLWQVQAIGAIYLLFIAINHLLKKFLSKRVNPDVVVKEKKSSGFWMTVFKVELADIAFAVDSILAAVALAVTLPATTLPKIGGLDGGQFMVIFAGGLIGLIIMRFAASQFVKLLHRKPGLETAAFLIVGWVGVKLAVYTLSHHELGVLSESFPKSPEWKITFWVILIAIAVGGWFLSKETAEEVQETETELKKVENH